In Camelina sativa cultivar DH55 chromosome 16, Cs, whole genome shotgun sequence, a single window of DNA contains:
- the LOC104750084 gene encoding cation/H(+) antiporter 8-like produces MDMGNGTGPGMSGDYSGGGEFVVGDDVMPGMGGGGNVIPGMEGGDVMQMSPELNWIYEMAWYGESKRGDGFFCEEHPSKLTSDGIWERLILKTAGLNIWQYRLPNLEIVILLVFFFWQAFTILFKKLGLSVPKFSSMMLAGLLLNVMLTLSGNNSIIGEILVPKNRIDIPGCLGSFGFMIFWFLKGVKMDVKRLFKAEAKARVTGIAAVTFPVVVGFLLSKFRSAKDRSLSSREYDTVLLMESLTSFSGIARLLRDLGMNHSSIGRVALSSSLISDLVGLLIMLVNVSLASSSISDALALIVEISLYLLMTFKVVRPFLFKVIKRKREGRPIKDKYIFVILILLCFSCMYWNLIEQNPALGAFVLGLAIPSGPPIGSVLVERLESFNFGIVLPLFLSATMLRADIRSWNGALTFFSGDDKKFAVTSLVLLVFLLKLFVAVIVPYVYKMPLQDSVILSLIMSHKGIIELNFYFYIFSVKGISRDIYSILVLCIVINSMVLPVVIGFLYDPSKQFLCYQKRNLESMKNTGELKTLVCIHRPDHISSMINLLEASYQSEESPLTSYVLHLVELQGQDVPTLISHKVQKLGIGSEKKYSENVILSFEHFHRYVSSSISIDTFTCIANANHMQDDICWLALDKAVSLIILPFHRTWSLDRTSIVSDAEMIRFLNFNVLKQAPCSVGILVERHLVNKKQDEQQSLKVCVVFVGGRDDREALAFAKRMARQENVTLTVLRLVASGKSKEATGWDQMLDMVELREMMKSKDSGMVKEERSTIYMEQEILDGADTSMLLRSMAFDYDLFVVGRTCGENHEATSGIANWCEFEELGVIGDFLASPDFPSKTSVLVVQQQRSLANYD; encoded by the exons ATGGACATGGGGAATGGGACAGGACCTGGGATGTCGGGGGATTATAGTGGAGGTGGCGAATTTGTAGTAGGCGACGACGTGATGCCGGGAATGGGAGGTGGTGGTAATGTTATTCCGGGAATGGAAGGTGGTGATGTTATGCAGATGAGTCCTGAATTAAATTGGATATATGAAATGGCTTGGTATGGTGAAAGTAAAAGAGGGGATGGTTTTTTTTGTGAGGAGCATCCTTCTAAGCTAACTTCAGATGGTATTTGGGAGAGACTTATTCTGAAAACGGCAGGTCTTAATATTTGGCAATACCGTCTTCCCAATCTCGAGATTGTCATCttgcttgtcttcttcttttggcaaGCCTTTACTATCCTGTTCAAGAAATTGGGTCTTTCTGTTCCAAAGTTCTCCTCTATGATGCTT GCGGGACTACTCTTGAATGTTATGCTTACTTTATCGGGTAATAACTCGATCATTGGAGAGATCTTGGTCCCTAAAAACAGAATCGACATTCCAGGATGCCTTGGATCATTTGGATTCATGATTTTCTGGTTTCTCAAAGGTGTGAAAATGGACGTCAAGAGACTCTTCAAGGCTGAAGCAAAAGCAAGAGTCACTGGAATCGCAGCGGTTACTTTCCCTGTAGTTGTTGGTTTCTTACTTTCCAAGTTCAGATCAGCTAAAGATCGATCCCTCTCTTCCAGAGAATATGACACAGTGCTGCTAATGGAAAGCCTCACGTCCTTCTCTGGTATCGCAAGACTCTTGCGCGACCTCGGCATGAACCATTCGTCTATTGGTCGGGTTGCTTTATCCTCATCCTTAATCTCTGATCTGGTTGGACTCCTAATCATGCTGGTCAACGTTTCTCTTGCTTCAAGTTCAATCAGTGATGCTTTGGCTTTGATAGTAGAGATATCCTTATATCTCTTGATGACGTTTAAGGTTGTGAGACCATTCCTATTCAAAGTGATCAAGCGGAAACGAGAAGGGAGACCAATCAAAGACAAATACATCTTTGTAATTCTCATCTTGCTTTGCTTTTCGTGTATGTACTGGAACTTAATCGAGCAGAATCCTGCACTTGGAGCTTTCGTTCTTGGTCTCGCCATTCCTAGTGGACCTCCTATTGGATCTGTATTGGTCGAACGGTTAGAGAGCTTTAATTTTGGTATTGTGTTGCCTCTCTTCTTATCAGCCACTATGCTCAGGGCTGATATTAGATCTTGGAATGGCGCTTTGACATTCTTTAGCGGCGATGATAAGAAATTTGCGGTTACGTCTCTTGTCCTGCTCGTCTTCTTATTGAAGCTCTTTGTCGCAGTGATTGTACCTTACGTCTACAAAATGCCATTGCAAGACTCGGTTATCCTTTCTCTTATCATGTCTCACAAGGGTATCATCGAACTCAACTTCTACTTTTACATTTTCAGCGTCAAA GGAATATCAAGAGATATATACTCAATCCTAGTCTTGTGCATCGTCATCAACTCTATGGTCTTACCAGTGGTGATCGGGTTTCTCTACGACCCTTCTAAGCAATTCTTGTGCTATCAAAAGAGAAATTTAGAGAGTATGAAGAATACTGGAGAGCTAAAGACTCTTGTATGCATCCATAGACCAGACCACATATCTTCCATGATCAACCTTCTCGAAGCTTCTTATCAATCCGAAGAGAGCCCTCTCACTAGCTACGTGCTCCACCTCGTCGAGTTACAAGGTCAAGACGTTCCCACTTTGATCTCACACAAAGTTCAGAAACTCGGAATTGGGTCAGAGAAAAAATATTCTGAAAACGTCATCCTCTCTTTCGAACATTTCCACCGTTACGTCTCAAGTTCTATCTCCATTGACACGTTCACTTGCATCGCAAACGCAAACCATATGCAAGATGATATTTGTTGGCTAGCTCTTGATAAAGCTGTCTCACTTATCATTCTTCCTTTCCATCGGACTTGGTCACTCGACCGAACATCCATCGTATCAGATGCTGAGATGATCAGGTTTCTCAATTTCAACGTCTTGAAACAAGCTCCTTGTTCTGTTGGCATCCTTGTCGAACGCCATCTCGTTAACAAAAAACAAGACGAGCAACAAAGCCTTAAG GTGTGTGTGGTATTCGTGGGAGGCAGAGATGATAGGGAGGCGCTGGCCTTTGCGAAGAGAATGGCCCGTCAAGAGAACGTGACATTAACAGTTTTACGTCTCGTCGCATCGGGAAAGAGCAAAGAAGCGACAGGATGGGATCAAATGCTTGACATGGTTGAACTAAGAGAGATGATGAAAAGCAAAGATTCAGGGAtggtaaaagaagaaagatcaacaatTTACATGGAACAAGAGATCTTGGATGGAGCGGATACGTCAATGCTTCTACGTTCCATGGCTTTCGATTACGATCTTTTCGTCGTGGGGAGAACCTGCGGTGAGAACCACGAGGCGACTAGCGGTATAGCGAATTGGTGCGAGTTTGAGGAGCTTGGAGTCATTGGTGATTTCTTGGCCTCGCCAGATTTCCCAAGCAAAACGTCGGTGTTAGTAGTGCAACAACAACGTTCACTAGCCAATTATGATTAG
- the LOC104750085 gene encoding transcription factor FER-LIKE IRON DEFICIENCY-INDUCED TRANSCRIPTION FACTOR: protein MDGRVNALSNMNDLELHNFLVDPNFDQFINLIRGDHHHHHQTMDENPVLDFDLGPLQSSPCFIDESQFIPTPVDDLFDELPDLDSNVAESFRSFDGESVRAGGGEEDEEDYNDGDDSSATTTNNDGTRKTKTDRSRTLISERRRRGRMKDKLYALRSLVPNITKMDKASIVGDAVLYVQELQSQAKKLKSDIAGLEASLNSTGGYQEPVPDAQKTQPFRGISPPVSKKIVQMDVIQVEEKGFYVRLVCNKGEGVAPSLYKSLESLTSFQVQNSNLSSPSPDRYLLTYTLDGTCFEQSLNLPNLKLWITGSLLNQGFEFIKPFT, encoded by the exons atgGACGGAAGAGTCAACGCTCTTTCCAACATGAACGATCTAGAACTTCACAATTTCTTGGTCGATCCAAACTTCGATCAGTTCATAAACCTCATACGaggagatcatcatcatcatcatcaaaccatGGACGAAAACCCAGTTCTTGATTTCGACCTTGGTCCATTACAAAGCAGCCCGTGTTTCATCGACGAGAGCCAGTTCATCCCTACACCTGTCGATGACCTGTTCGACGAATTGCCTGACTTAGACTCCAATGTCGCTGAATCGTTCCGTAGCTTTGACGGTGAGAGTGTTAGAGCTGGCGgcggtgaagaagatgaagaagattacAACGACGGAGATGATTCATCAGCCACTACGACTAATAATGATGGAACCCGTAAGACTAAGACTGATCGGTCTAGGACTTTGATCTCTGAGAGAAGGAGGAGAGGTCGAATGAAGGATAAGCTTTACGCTTTGAGATCTCTTGTTCCCAACATTACTAAG ATGGATAAAGCATCTATAGTTGGAGATGCGGTGTTGTATGTTCAAGAACTTCAATCACAAGCCAAGAAACTCAAATCCGATATCGCGGGCCTTGAAGCTTCTTTAAACTCTACTGGAGGGTACCAAGAACCTGTTCCTGATGCTCAAAAGACTCAACCTTTTCGCGGTATCAGTCCTCCTGTTTCCAAGAAGATTGTTCAG ATGGATGTTATTCAAGTGGAGGAGAAAGGGTTTTATGTGAGATTGGTGTGTAATAAAGGAGAAGGTGTTGCTCCATCTCTGTACAAGTCTTTGGAGTCTCTAACAAGTTTCCAAGTGCAGAACTCCAACTTAAGCTCTCCTTCTCCTGACAGATACCTCTTGACATATACGTTAGAT GGGACATGCTTTGAACAGAGCTTAAACTTGCCTAACCTGAAGCTTTGGATCACTGGATCACTTCTAAACCAAgggtttgaattcatcaagcCATTCACTTGA
- the LOC104750086 gene encoding uncharacterized protein LOC104750086, which translates to MVHVSEENMYPKWSDDVEKDPVLENLITDLVHNCLPSDVWKVEKTVTMRRKKWKAKENENGESRRSDKKLKMKAGYSIDEEGEKDVTKKKSKGKEHMEDVEVERKSLLDIWKMIEKMNGSITDLGKNLISRMDALKGKFESFVEKRMGVLDEKLSDRIKMVEVDLKGLKETKLTNVPIDSTSNNNEEDEVHSHQLSWMVEMKETSKDEFPVPRVVKKVYTVSNKNKKTKTKISADLPLCEQTYVTEDHQKNLVADVLKKLGRKNVRPANVKVEKEKGKRPAADGD; encoded by the exons ATGGTTCATGTGTCGGAGGAAAATATGTATCCGAAATGGAGTGACGACGTGGAGAAGGATCCGGTGCTAGAAAACTTGATTACTGATCTTGTCCACAATTGTTTACCTTCAGATGTTTGGAAAGTTGAGAAAACAGTGAccatgagaagaaaaaaatggaaagctAAAGAAAATGAGAATGGCGAGAGTCGAAGGAGTgataagaaattgaaaatgaaagCTGGTTACTccattgatgaagaaggagaaaaagatgtAACCAAGAAGAAAAGTAAAGGCAAGGAACACATGGAG GATGTTGAAGTTGAGAGGAAAAGCTTGTTGGATATTTGGAAGATGATAGAAAAAATGAATGGGTCAATAACCGACTTGGGAAAGAATTTAATCAGTAGGATGGATGCATTAAAAGGTAAATTCGAATCTTTTGTTGAGAAGAGAATGGGTGTGTTAGATGAGAAGCTTAGTGATAGGATTAAAATGGTGGAGGTAGATTTGAAAGgattgaaagaaacaaaactcacTAATGTCCCAATTGATTCGACTTCAAACAACAATGAAGAGGATGAGGTTCATAGTCATCAACTA TCTTGGATGGTAGAGATGAAAGAGACATCGAAAGATGAATTTCCAGTCCCTCGAGTGGTGAAGAAGGTTTACACTGTgagtaataaaaataagaagacaaaaacaaaaatatctgcTGATCTTCCTCTGTGTGAGCAGACTTATGTTACTGAAGATCATCAGAAGAACTTAGTGGCTGATGTTTTAAAGAAACTTGGTCGCAAGAATGTTCGGCCAGCTAATGTCAAGGTTGAAAAGGAGAAGGGAAAGAGGCCAGCTGCTGATGGTGATTAA